Sequence from the Periplaneta americana isolate PAMFEO1 chromosome 5, P.americana_PAMFEO1_priV1, whole genome shotgun sequence genome:
GCGTGTCGCACGGCTGCGTGTCCAAGATCCTGGCGCGCTACCACGAGACGGGCTCCATCCTGCCGGGAGCGATCGGCGGCAGCAAGCCGCGCGTCACCACGCCCAAGGTGGTGGCGTACATCAAGGAGTTGAAGCAGAAGGATCCCGGCATCTTCGCCTGGGAGATCCGCGACCGGCTGCTGTCGGACGGCGTGTGCGACAAGTACAACGTGCCGTCGGTGAGCTCCATCAGCCGCATCCTGCGCAACAAGATCGGGGCGCTCGTGCACCACCACTCGGGGGCGGCGCACCACCCGCACCTCTACAACTCCATCTACCCGACGTACCCGTACCCGACAGCGGCGGGCGCCGTGCCGCACCAGGGAGTCGCTGCGGTGGCCTCCAAGCTGCCGGGCGTGGGATCTCCGCCGTCGCCGCCGGGCCCACACTGCATGGCGCCCCCGCGGGGCCCCCCCGCGCACTGCTGGCCCAGCTCGCACTCCGTGTCGGATATCCTGGCAAACGCCCACCACCACGCGGCGGCCGCGGCTGCAGCTGCGGGCTTCCGCCCGGCGGCCCAGCACCCCACGGTGGCGTCCACGGCGGGGCAGATGCCGGTGACGCCGGACCCCGCGACCGCAGCCGCCGCGGCGCAgaactacaactactaccacaTGTACTTGCAGAGCTGCAACCCGGCGTCGCACAACCCTGCCGCCCTCGCCGTCATGAACGGCCACCACGGTCTGCCCACGCAGGCTACCACTTTATAGCCGGAAGCGGGAGTGCAAACAGCGTCCGTCGAGTTGTGTCTTGAGTTGGGTGCTGTCAGACTAAGGACGAGTCTTGTTCACTCATGTATGGTTACCATCTTAGCTATAGCCGAGTACCGCAAGTTTTGCTTTCATCAGTAAGATTCGCTACCGTGCTGCTGTTCCCAGACTGCCAAGCCCCACTCTGACATCCAATGTACAGCATGTCcaagagcccggaattttagatgctaaaagttaagaatgacactgggtgtagatgaatagaagtggtgcccgtgaggagagttttaagcttagttcacaagagtccgatatgtaataatagacaacagagtcagaaggactgagcaatggatcttgtaaaccgtgcgctaatttgtaagtggggTTAAGATATTAAAGACCTTTAACGataccaaagggaaaatactgaatgacaagaatggcattttaaagaagtggaggcatggcaatgatcttgtaaatcgtgcgctagtttgtaagtgatggttaagaggattagagacctttagcaGTACCGAAGGGAAGATACTCAATGACATCTCATGGGTTTTATATTTACAAACTATAGCGAGAAACAATATTAACTtatagcacctaaaattccgggctctagtcaCTCATTACTGAATTGCTGTCTTGGAGCCTACATGCATTTAATCATATTGTTTGGGAATTGCTGGACTGTTGACTGTAAATCAAGTTATACTGCATTACAATTAGGTTTCAAACCACAGATGATAACTATTCTGAAATAAAGCAACAAACTCCTAGGGGCTGTTGTATTAATTCTGATAGAGTAAATGTTCAGAGTGACTGAAGACAAATCTAGTCTGTGGAAAGTAACTGATCACTTTCCTGTTGCAGAGCTCATTACTTAATATTTTGAAACTAATGTGCAGCGAAATTATTGCATGGATATTAAAATAAGTAGacctcattttttaaatttcggaTACATGCACAATATAACTCTGTGATAAATTTGTATTACAACACTACCACAGTAACCATGGCGTAACTCAAGCGGTAGGCGCGCTCGTCTGCTCATCTGGAGTTGCGCCCGGACGCCGTTTGGCGCTGATTTACCGGATTTCGTTTTTCCCCAAGTGTAAGGCAACTCGAATTgcaacgctaaataacgtagtagttgatacagaccCGTTAAGTAACAGAGTAAAAACATCACAGTGTGAACTGCGCTTACCGCATACTGCTCAGCTGGGTTTACGTCCACTGTGAATAAGGTATAGGTAGGggcaacagaaaaataaaaagctTTGTCGGGACTACATTGATGTTTGAGTTAGGAGCATGAAATATATTCTGATCAGGGACAGGTTTGGACTGTACTATGAACTATgtagagtaaagttgcctaattccgtgatacattttttttttcactgaatgtcatgggattggatatcttgctaggaagttcaccgatgtctcaaaagtaggcgaaaaatgcactctttcgagaaatatgtctggcgctatggtcgaacggcaaagctctgactgacattcaatttttaaaaagtatcacgggattaggggtttCACGTAAAtaagcaactttaccctatttgGTCTGTAAGACGAATTACTTATTCAGTTTAGAAAATGTAAAATAGCGAACTTTATAAACAACAGCATACGTACACGAGCCAGTAAAAATGTTTTTGACTAGGCCTATTTATACACGATAGAGAATAAGCAACTGCGTAGACAAATTATGTTCAAACCTTTAAAATCAAAGCTCGTAATATGTCGACATAATGTTGTACCAGATAGGCTATTCTTCAAACAGATATTAGGCTTGGATTATTCGTGAATGCGATCATTGGCTTGCAGTACCATAGTCAAATGTTTTTTATTCCACCAATTGCTTATGAATGCGTCATACTGTCATATCTCACACTAGTGCTTGGAAAGAGCTAACTAATCAACTAATGTCAAAGCCCTAGTAACATTTGTTCAACATCTTGTTGTTTGGCTATTGATCTGCACTGTATCGGTGagaataaattttgtaaataaatagcGTGATTCCTGAACTGCCTAATCTCTCAATCGTCGGTGTTACACGCACTAATGCAGTCAGGACACCAGCATTTTCACTGTATTTTGCTACACAACATGTGGGAGTTTGTCGCATTACTTCacaaattaagtaggcctaaggTTGATAATTTCATATCCACACATTTCCAGTTTTGAGGTAGCTACGTTGCTGAATACATGGGGCAAGCTATAACGTAGAGATCAAGGCGTAACGCTGTAAAGtaggaaggtcgcgggttcgattcctgatgaggtcatggattttctccattgatctagcTAATCCTTCCTGCCGAACTATGGCCCTGAGGTTTACTCAACTTCTAACAAGAACATTTACTTGGTGGTAAAGACTCAAATCCCTACTGTTATTAATGCCGATTGTTTGTTAAGTTGGGAGTCTTACCCTCCCGCTATCCTCTGGGCTGATTTGGCCTGTATTGGAATTGGCTTTACCTTTTTTGAATGTACACTTTGTTGCCTATGAATTCATAGGGTctaatatatttgtttcaaatttgtacagaaATGAGAAAATAATGAGTCCACGTTCTTTGAATTGTCCGGTTTTGAAAACGCACATCTTAAATTCCGAATATTTGTCCAGATGAATAATGGCCTAATTGAACAAGAATACTGGAGGAGTATTTAAAAGCGAAACTTACCGAAGAAGGCAAATAAAGCCTTGCTGAtctcaaaatatacaaaaatataaatttattattgcaaataCAAAGCAATGTAATTTTAAGAGTAATATATAAGCCAATGTTCCAGACAGATTATTGTATATAACAGATATTGTTTGAAGAATGGCGTATGCAAATTTTGTAGGCCACTTCAGACCATGGATGACTTCAGGCTAAGGAACCTAAGCTAGATGATGACTATGTATATCTATGTTTCCATCGTTCTTGAAGTGTTTCGCACGAGTTATTGTGATATCACAGAGAATGTGAGTGTACCGCACAACGCTTTACTGCTATCTCTCACAACACTGCACAGTGTCGAGTGTCAAACTATTTCAGAGGAGAGTGATCTTTCTTCCTGCACTTTCTTTTTGAACTTACAATCTGAGAATCTGGgcttatttattatattgcagGATCGCTGTTATGTCTTTTGTGCACTTCAAACAATACAGTGTGCCTATTTTCTCAATATCTAGTGCCtttattcatagaaattttaaaacCAGTCGAAATAATTCGCACTTTGTTTTGCTGTGTTACGAACTTTGAGCACGTATTAGGGTCTATACAGTGATTTAATGTTATAGTACTACAGTGGCGAAGTGTTTCTCACTGGAATAACATGTTAATAGGAACTGAGTGTAAAAGTCTTCCGGATTTATCTCGAGTACATGCTCAGATTCTTAAAACAGTGTACCTACACGAAGAGAATGAAAGCTCTCGCTTCTGGATGCATGTTCAATTGTTATGCACCAACAGGTAACAGTGACATGAAATATTGATGTGGACCATAGGCACCATAACATTGTACTGCAAATCaattggttttaaaattaaaatcactgTCAATGTGAAACATATCTACATATATCGCACTCGATTGGTTTACTGAGACGCTGGACAAAGATATTACAGCGTCGACGATTAAATAGAAAATGTTACAAACTGGCCATATCATACGTTCGTCAGTTGATAGCATGTCGCTGCTGTAGTGGATATTTTGTCTATAGATCATTCAGAAAATGTTTAGGCTGAATGAAAAGAAATTCCAGCCGTTCGGAGATAATTGTTTGTTTTCCTATTTCCCGAAAGCAGCAAAGTGCAGTACATCCGATGTGACATGTTGCATAAAATACCGTTTTAACTCTATGTCTTgactttaagtaggcctataatactcGTAATATAAGTCCAAGAACTTTTTTATCAAcacaaaattataacatttaatttggcATATAATGTCTAAaatgtcttatatttttatagtttaacTCACAAGAGAATCTTTCACATCACGTAGAAATCCCATTCGAGAATTTGTACAGGTGTGAGTAAAAAACAGTTATCTGCAAAACAA
This genomic interval carries:
- the Poxm gene encoding paired box protein Pax-1 isoform X1; amino-acid sequence: MDADAQCQQYGEVNQLGGVFVNGRPLPNAVRMRIVELAQLGIRPCDISRQLRVSHGCVSKILARYHETGSILPGAIGGSKPRVTTPKVVAYIKELKQKDPGIFAWEIRDRLLSDGVCDKYNVPSVSSISRILRNKIGALVHHHSGAAHHPHLYNSIYPTYPYPTAAGAVPHQGVAAVASKLPGVGSPPSPPGPHCMAPPRGPPAHCWPSSHSVSDILANAHHHAAAAAAAAGFRPAAQHPTVASTAGQMPVTPDPATAAAAAQNYNYYHMYLQSCNPASHNPAALAVMNGHHGLPTQATTL
- the Poxm gene encoding paired box protein Pax-1 isoform X2, with product MRIVELAQLGIRPCDISRQLRVSHGCVSKILARYHETGSILPGAIGGSKPRVTTPKVVAYIKELKQKDPGIFAWEIRDRLLSDGVCDKYNVPSVSSISRILRNKIGALVHHHSGAAHHPHLYNSIYPTYPYPTAAGAVPHQGVAAVASKLPGVGSPPSPPGPHCMAPPRGPPAHCWPSSHSVSDILANAHHHAAAAAAAAGFRPAAQHPTVASTAGQMPVTPDPATAAAAAQNYNYYHMYLQSCNPASHNPAALAVMNGHHGLPTQATTL